A window of the Lepisosteus oculatus isolate fLepOcu1 chromosome 14, fLepOcu1.hap2, whole genome shotgun sequence genome harbors these coding sequences:
- the LOC138242733 gene encoding RING finger protein 112-like, which yields MIFNVHADVKKTDLEYLELLYLVAQKGEGAFNLKHFQGFDFLVRDWTQTREFGQSGGFRHLERIIQRLEESGTNKQVLRILREKRPCCHLMPFPGDRLLWSQQGTMQEINEQFQHCLKEYINHIVQVLQTIQSTVTGKTLAEIFKEVAHVILTSTYRISSPAELIHALNKLTLRHVKQEFTIFLNEQRMIMHNTTQGMRRTVELKEAELKARVQGEVSQQDFQKLLEILGSERETFLKEYTLLIITREKQEFANFLNEQRSIMPVPTQGMRRTVEQKEVELLSHVQGEVSQQDFQELSQFLYSEREKFLKEFILLQAQQEFDGFLHKQSNNMLKRPKKMREMLEVKKTELLDYVKDKVSQREFEELCEYTATKSEKFLQIYQIKFGLTVGCVVTIPVLTVAGGVAGGVAGAFLVGGAITVQAGIATGTIVGTTASVWVGRAASAVYERIKRNRP from the exons CTGCTGTATCTTGTGGCACAAAAGGGTGAAGGAGCCTTTAACCTGAAGCATTTTCAG GGGTTTGATTTCCTGGTGCGGGACTGGACACAAACTCGGGAATTTGGACAGTCTGGAGGATTCCGACATCTGGAGAGAATCATCCAG CGCTTGGAGGAGTCAGGGACAAACAAACAGGTTCTGAGGATCCTCAGGGAGAAGAGGCCATGCTGCCACCTCATGCCCTTTCCTGGGGACCGACTGCTTTGGAGTCAACAGGGAACCATGCAAG aaattaATGAACAGTTTCAGCACTGCTTGAAAGAGTACATCAACCACATTGTCCAGGTCCTGCAGACAATACAGTCAACTGTGACAGGAAAGACACTGGCAGAGATATTCAAG GAAGTGGCACATGTGATTCTCACAAGCACATACAGAATTTCCTCTCCTGCAGAG CTAATCCATGCCCTCAACAAGCTCACTCTCCGGCATGTGAAGCAGGAGTTCACCATCTTTCTGAATGAGCAG AGAATGATCATGCACAACACCACACAGGGGATGAGGAGGACTGTGGAGCTGAAAGAGGCTGAGCTGAAGGCCCGTGTGCAGGGTGAAGTCAGTCAGCAGGATTTCCAGAAACTCTTGGAGATCCTGGGCTCTGAGCGTGAGACATTCCTGAAAGAATATACTCTCCTCATCATCACGAGGGAGAAGCAGGAATTCGCCAACTTTCTGAATGAgcag AGAAGCATCATGCCCGTCCCCACACAGGGGATGAGGAGGACTGTAGAACAGAAGGAGGTAGAGCTGCTGTCCCATGTGCAGGGTGAAGTCAGTCAGCAGGACTTCCAGGAGCTCTCACAGTTCCTCTACTCTGAGCGAGAGAAGTTCCTGAAGGAGTTCATTCTCCTGCAGGCGCAGCAGGAATTTGATGGCTTTCTGCATAAGCAG agcaataacatgctgaaaCGTCCAAAGAAGATGAGGGAGATGTTGGAGGTAAAGAAGACAGAACTGCTGGACTATGTAAAGGACAAAGTCAGCCAGCGGGAGTTTGAGGAGCTCTGCGAGTACACAGCCACTAAGAGTGAGAAGTTCCTGCAGATCTATCAGATCAAGTTTGGCCTGACTGTGGGCTGTGTGGTGACCATACCTGTGCTGACCGTGGCTGGGGGTGTGGCTGGAGGCGTGGCTGGGGCCTTCTTGGTCGGGGGCGCTATAACTGTGCAGGCTGGGATCGCCACAGGAACTATAGTCGGCACTACAGCCAGTGTATGGGTGGGTAGAGCAGCGTCAGCCGTCTACGAGCGGATCAAGAGGAACAGGCCATAA